In a single window of the Pyrococcus sp. NA2 genome:
- a CDS encoding NifB/NifX family molybdenum-iron cluster-binding protein, which translates to MRIAVPTNGGGLEDTVAPVFARAPAFAIVDVENGEIKNVKVIQNPASTAAGGAGPMAVQMLINEGVDTIVAPQVGPNAMGAIQAAGIKLYTVAPGTKVEDAVKSVISGSAQQTQPTPVQYPAVPVQPAPAVYRPAYPPTYYWAPGWGWGRGWGRGWGRGWGRGGRGWGARLGYCPWTGMPSRRTLRWLYGWWW; encoded by the coding sequence ATGAGGATCGCAGTTCCAACCAATGGTGGAGGTTTGGAAGATACAGTTGCTCCAGTATTTGCAAGAGCTCCTGCCTTTGCTATAGTCGACGTTGAAAATGGGGAAATAAAGAACGTTAAGGTTATCCAAAACCCAGCCTCAACTGCGGCTGGTGGTGCAGGTCCAATGGCCGTGCAAATGCTCATAAATGAGGGGGTCGATACAATAGTTGCCCCGCAGGTTGGGCCAAATGCCATGGGTGCCATCCAAGCTGCCGGAATAAAGCTTTACACGGTAGCCCCAGGAACAAAGGTTGAGGACGCAGTGAAAAGTGTTATCAGTGGATCAGCTCAACAGACACAACCAACGCCAGTCCAGTATCCGGCAGTCCCAGTTCAGCCAGCTCCGGCAGTTTATAGGCCCGCATATCCACCAACCTACTACTGGGCCCCGGGATGGGGCTGGGGAAGAGGTTGGGGAAGAGGCTGGGGCAGAGGATGGGGAAGAGGAGGTAGAGGTTGGGGAGCAAGGCTTGGCTATTGTCCATGGACTGGAATGCCAAGCAGAAGAACACTTAGGTGGCTCTATGGTTGGTGGTGGTGA
- a CDS encoding NifB/NifX family molybdenum-iron cluster-binding protein, which translates to MRCLKVAFGMENDEMLIDAHYGDSEFFAIYEICEDGSYRLLEKRHNRAKDMEEEDEGHGDPRKFRAVVSQLLDVDVLAAFRMGPNFLRIRDNTNKVAFFTRTRDLKLAIQRVIENFNDLWNQVQEKKAKKPPIEE; encoded by the coding sequence ATGAGGTGCCTAAAAGTTGCATTTGGTATGGAGAACGATGAAATGCTAATAGATGCACATTACGGTGATTCAGAATTCTTCGCGATATATGAGATCTGCGAGGATGGAAGCTACAGACTTTTGGAAAAGAGGCATAACAGGGCTAAGGATATGGAAGAGGAAGATGAGGGTCATGGAGATCCAAGAAAGTTCAGAGCAGTTGTAAGCCAGCTTTTGGACGTAGACGTTCTGGCAGCGTTTAGAATGGGTCCAAACTTCCTGAGAATACGAGATAATACGAATAAGGTTGCATTCTTCACAAGAACCAGGGATCTAAAGCTAGCAATCCAAAGGGTAATCGAGAATTTCAATGATCTGTGGAACCAGGTTCAAGAGAAGAAAGCCAAAAAGCCTCCAATAGAGGAGTGA
- a CDS encoding isoprenylcysteine carboxylmethyltransferase family protein, with protein MKFWGIEPKITLFVAPYATLVLSLNLSQNPKFPRLGLFLMGIGIVLWLICYFQVSRAYFEGTLAKEGCYSRIRHPIYSIWGFLIIPGFSLVIGGFMLILPIIYWLAVFIFIKEEEKALEEKFGEEWREYAKKTGRFLPLKLR; from the coding sequence ATGAAGTTTTGGGGGATTGAGCCCAAGATAACGCTTTTCGTTGCCCCTTACGCCACTTTAGTCCTTTCCCTAAATCTTAGCCAAAATCCTAAATTTCCACGTCTCGGTCTCTTCCTAATGGGCATTGGGATAGTCCTATGGCTCATCTGTTACTTCCAGGTTTCAAGGGCTTATTTTGAGGGGACATTGGCTAAAGAGGGATGTTATTCAAGAATTAGACATCCAATATATTCAATTTGGGGCTTTTTAATTATCCCTGGATTCTCCCTTGTTATAGGGGGTTTTATGCTAATATTGCCGATAATCTATTGGCTTGCTGTTTTCATCTTCATAAAGGAAGAGGAGAAAGCTTTAGAGGAAAAATTTGGAGAAGAATGGAGGGAATATGCCAAGAAAACTGGAAGATTTTTGCCACTTAAACTTCGATGA
- a CDS encoding Rossmann-like domain-containing protein, which produces MLLSDIKKRALKLVGELSLVDFGFALPYTWVLVEGPEGRALGVAMTMPEEIQRYVNSIEEPSLETFIEKADSINIIERTLGIAAINAVSQYYIDLSNAEFVDVLDVIPGNVEKVALIGNMPPLSKALRARGFEVFVFERNAKLWDRDTYSDALEYHLLPEMDVVIASASSLVNGTIDMLLDRAKRAELFVLTGPTGQLLPEFLKETRVTHLASMKVHDISRALLGLKLGSFKGFEKGNQKYVIEV; this is translated from the coding sequence ATGCTCCTAAGTGATATTAAAAAGAGGGCACTAAAGCTTGTGGGTGAACTTAGCTTAGTTGACTTTGGATTTGCACTTCCCTACACTTGGGTTCTCGTTGAGGGTCCTGAAGGAAGAGCACTTGGAGTTGCCATGACGATGCCAGAGGAGATTCAGAGATACGTTAACTCAATTGAGGAACCATCCCTTGAGACGTTCATAGAGAAGGCCGATAGCATTAACATCATAGAGAGAACCCTTGGAATAGCGGCCATAAATGCTGTGTCTCAGTATTACATTGATCTAAGCAATGCTGAGTTCGTTGACGTTCTTGATGTTATCCCTGGAAATGTCGAGAAGGTTGCCCTAATAGGCAACATGCCCCCTCTTTCAAAAGCTCTAAGAGCTAGGGGTTTTGAGGTCTTTGTTTTTGAGAGGAACGCAAAACTATGGGATAGGGACACTTATAGCGATGCCCTAGAATATCACCTCCTACCAGAGATGGATGTCGTAATAGCGAGTGCTTCCTCTCTGGTTAACGGCACGATAGATATGCTCCTGGACAGGGCTAAAAGAGCAGAACTCTTTGTGCTAACAGGCCCTACGGGTCAACTTCTTCCCGAGTTTCTGAAGGAAACCAGAGTCACACATTTAGCCTCGATGAAGGTTCACGATATTAGTAGGGCCCTGCTAGGGTTAAAGCTTGGTAGCTTTAAGGGATTTGAAAAGGGGAATCAAAAGTACGTCATCGAAGTTTAA